In Oncorhynchus keta strain PuntledgeMale-10-30-2019 unplaced genomic scaffold, Oket_V2 Un_contig_27750_pilon_pilon, whole genome shotgun sequence, a single window of DNA contains:
- the LOC127922938 gene encoding uncharacterized protein LOC127922938, translating into MKHLSEFREEDHRATGTHTGLQVPQHTGLQVHIQGYRYLNTLGYRYLNTLGYRYLNTLGYRYLNTLGYRYLNTLGYRYLNTLGYRYTYRATGTSTHWATGTSTHWATGTSTHWATGTSTHWATGTHTGLQVPQHTGLQVPQHTGLQVHIQGYRYLNTQGYRYLNTLGYRYLNTLGYRYLNTLGYRYLNTLGYRYLNTLGYRYLNTLGFRYLNTLGYRYLNTLGYRYLHTLGYRYLNTLGYRYLNTLGYRYLNTLGFRYLNTLGYRYTHTLGYRYLNTLGYRYLNTLGYRYTHTLGYRYLNTLGYRYLNTLGYRYLNTLGYRYLNTLGFRYLNTLGYRYLNTHTGLQVPQHTGLQVPPHTGLQVPQHTGLQVHTHILGYRYTHTLGYRYTHTLGYR; encoded by the exons ggctacaggtacacacactgggctacaggtacctcaacacactgggctacaggtacacatacagggctacaggtacctcaacacactgggctacaggtacctcaacacactgggctacag gtacctcaacacactgggctacaggtacctcaacacactgggctacaggtacctcaacacactgggctacaggtacctcaacacactgggctacaggtacacatacagggctacaggtacctcaacacactgggctacaggtacctcaacacactgggctacaggtacctcaacacactgggctacaggtacctcaacacactgggctacaggtacacatacagggctacaggtacctcaacacactgggctacaggtacctcaacacactgggctacag gtacacatacagggctacaggtacctcaacacacagggctacaggtacctcaacacactgggctacag gtacctcaacacactgggctacaggtacctcaacacactgggctacaggtacctcaacacactgggctacaggtacctcaacacactgggctacaggtacctcaacacactgggcttcaggtacctcaacacactgggctacaggtacctcaacacactgggctacaggtacctccacacactgggctacaggtacctcaacacactgggctacaggtaccttaacacactgggctacaggtacctcaacacactgggcttcaggtacctcaacacactgggctacaggtacacacacacactgggctacaggtacctcaacacactgggctacaggtacctcaacacactgggctacag gtacacacacacactgggctacaggtacctcaacacactgggctacaggtatctcaacacactgggctacaggtacctcaacacactgggctacaggtatctcaacacactgggcttcaggtacctcaacacactgggctacaggtacctcaacacacatactgggctacaggtacctcaacacactgggctacaggtacctccacacactgggctacaggtacctcaacacactgggctacaggtacacacacacatactgggctacaggtacacacacacactgggctacaggtacacacacacactgggctacaggtaa